GGTCGGCAGGAACTGAATTACGACGATGGCCGCCTGCTCGGTAACCTCGACTGGCTGCAGCAGGCGCGAAGGCACGACGGGGCTGTGTTAAAATATGAAACCGGGCCGTGGATGCTGCATGCCGGTGGCGCTTTCAATCAAAATAAAGAAAACGCAGCAGGCACATTGTATAACGGAACGCCGCCCGGAGCTTACCCTGCCAATACCAATGGCGGCGCCATGTACAAGGGAATGGAGTTTATTTACGCTGGTCGCAAACTGAAAAAAGGAAATGTATCCCTGCTCCTGTTTGCCGATCAGTTCTCGCGCTACCACAACGACTCTGTCGATAACAAACCCGTGAAAACCTGGGATGCCGGCGCTTATCACCGCTTTACCGGCGGTGTGTACTTCACCAATACATTCCACGATCTCACGGTCACGTCCTCAGCCTACTACCAGACCGGCAAAACGGCCGACGGCGTAAAGCTCGATGCAGCGCTGTTCTCCGCCGCTTTCCAATATGCATTGAGCAAAAAAGTAAGTGTAGGAATAGGTGGTGATTATACGACAGGCGGCGGTGCGGGCAAGGCCTTCGATCCGCTGTACGGCACGCCGCATAAGTTCTGGGGATACATGGATTACTTCTATGTGGCATCCGGCTTTGGTGCGCGCGGCTTGCAGGATTATTACCTGCGCCTGAAAACAAAACCGGGCGAAAGGTGGATGCTGAATGCCGATGTACACCAGTTTTACAGCGCCAGCGATATTGTTGGCCATAACCGCAACTTCGGCCAGGAGCTGGATCTGACAGCCAACTTCGCGCTTACGAAAGTGATTGGTTTTGAAGCCGGGTATAGTTTTTTTAATAGTCAGCCCAACCTTACGTCGCCGGGTGTGAAGAACGTTGCCAATGCACAAAGCGCCAATCACTGGGCGTATCTCATGATCAATATAAAACCATCTTTATTGTTTAAATAGCCGTTCGCTTTTATAAATTCCCATTTCAGCGATGAATAACTACATAGCAAATAGGGCTGTCCCCGCTACGGGGCGGCCTTGTTATTTTAATTGCTATCTTTAAATTATGGCCGACAATCAATACTATGTATCCACGGAAAAAGAGCGGCTGGATGTGGAGGTGATTACCGAGTTCCTGAGCCGCAGGTCTTACTGGGCAAGGGGTAGAAGCCGCGAAGAAGTGGAACGCTCGATCAAACATTCGCTTTGTTTTGGTGTATATACCGAAGCGGGCACGCAGGTCGCTTTTGGCCGCGTCGTTACAGATTATACCGTATTTGCCTGGGTGATGGACGTGTTTGTACTCGAACCTTATCGCGGGCAGGGCATCAGTAAACTACTCATGGAAAACATGCTGGCACACCCCGAACTGCAAACCCTGAAACGCTGGGGACTTGGTACCAGCGATGCCCACCGGCTTTACGAGCAGTTCGGCTTCCGCGGCCTGTCGCATCCCGAAAAGATGATGGAACGTTTGTAGCTACCGTTTAATATCCGTATCCACCGGAATATGGCCCCAGTGGCGGCTGATGGACAGTATCTGCCCTTTGTGATGAAATTCGTGCGTGATCACGTGCGTAAAAAGTTCCAGCGCCGTACTGTCCCCGATGCGCGCCTGCGGGTCGGGATAACGCGCGAAGAAATCTGCCAGCAGCAGGTTGATCTCCGCAAACAATTGCCGCGCATCGTCGATGTTTTGCACCTGCTCGTACGGCGTAAACGGCAACTCCTGTTGCAGTGCATCCTGGCCGATCCAGCCCTGGTAAGTGTTACAGATATGCACGAGCAGGTTACGGATACTACCACCGCGCCCAAATCCTTCGCAGGGCTGTAGGAAATGCGCATCGCTCAGCGTGGCGCAATAGTCGAGCAGCACTTGCCGCGAACCCTTTACCATATCGTATTGCAGTTGCATCATGATAATAAAGTTAACAACTTTGGTACCAGCTGAGGGGACTTTTCTCAGCCGCCGTTGTGTCACTCACTTGTACCCCGGCACTTTTTTCATCATTTCAAAAAAGTGACTACCTTTACGCCCTCAACCTGCAACAACCTCACTTAAAACAATCATCCAGCATTACTGCAAATACCTCTGCCCAGGACCACCGGTCTTCGGGAAGCTGTATTGGCGTCTAAAATAAAAACATGAACAGAAAAACATTTGTATCACTTGTATTAATCCTCGGGTCCCTCACCGCATTGGGCCCCTTCTCCATAGATATGTACCTGCCAGGCTTTCCGGCGATCGCGAAGTCGTTGAACACAACGGTGTCGCATGTATCATTGTCGCTCGCCAGTTATTTTATCGGCATCTCTGCCGGACAGTTATTGTACGGCCCTTTGCTCGATCGTTTCGGCCGTAAGCCGCCGTTGTTCATCGGGTTGGGTGTATATATACTCGCTTCCATCGGCTGCTCGTTCGCTGCGGGCATCGATCAGTTAGTAGCGCTTCGTTTCATCCAGGCGATCGGCAGCTGCGCTGCGGCTGTGGCGTCTATCGCTATGGTGCGTGACCTGTTCCCGGTGGAAGAAAATGCAAAAGTATTTGCCCTGCTGTTTCTCGTGGTAGGTGCTTCGCCGATGATCGCGCCGGCAGTAGGTAGTTATGTAACGGCCGCCTGGGGCTGGTCGTCCGTGTTTTGGGTGTTAGGAGGAATGGGATTGGTGCTGCTGCTAGTGTGCGTATACTTCCTACCCGATAGTTACAAGCCCGACACTACGCTGTCGCTCAAACCAGGCCCCATCATCTCCAGCTTTTTATCCGTGATACGGGAGCCGCAGTTTTACACCTACGCCCTCGCCGGCTCCTTCGCTTTTTCCGGCTTGTTCGCCTACGTAGCCGGCTCGCCATTACTGTTCATGAAAGTGTTCGGCCTCAGCGAAAAGATGTACGGATGGCTTTTTGCAGGCCTTTCTGTAGGATTTATCGGATCTAACCAATTGAATACACTCGTACTTCGCAAATATCGGAGTGAGCAGATAGTGCCCGTTGCGCTTGCCTGCCAGGCCATTACCAGTGTGATATTTGTGCTGGGCGTGTATAACGGCTGGTTTGGATTGGGTGCTACATTGTTCCTGCTGTTTATCTTTTTAAGTTGCCTCGGCTTCACGAATCCGAATACATCTGCTTTATCACTTGCTCCATTCACCCGTAATGCCGGTACCGCTTCTGCTTTAATGGGTGCGATGCAACTCGGCATCGGTACACTGGCTTCCGTAGGCATCAGCCTGTTCGATGAGAAAGCGGGCGCGCTGCCAATGGTCGGTATTATGGCTTTTTCGAGCATCGCCGCGCTGGTGTTGTTACTGGTAGGGCGCCGTAATATCGGGCAGCTGGCTACCGGTAGTGGGGCGGGAATGATGGCGCACTAGGTGCATGCGGTTCGGAACCGCGACGTAGCAGTAAAAAATAGCATGCGTAGGGTCTGGAACTGCGACGTAGCGGTAAAAAACATCATGCGTGGGGTCTGTGACTGCGACGTAGCGGTAAAATACCGCGTGGAGCATCGTCTGGGGCGCGCGTCACCCCAGCCGTCATCGCGAGCGCGCGAAGCGAACCTCCGCTCTAGTCTTCGCTGCAGTCAAATCGGGTACCCGTGAACCACTGGCGCGGAGACTACACACGATGATTGCTTCACTTCGTTCGCAAAGACGTTGGGTGGTGCAACGTCCTCCTTTCGCTTCCCCGCCTTTGCTTTCCTTAGCCTTGTGTTCCCTCCGCCTTTTGCTTCCCTCTGCCTTCGCTTCCTCCCTTTTCGCCTCTTTTCCCCTTCGCCACCACTTCTCCTTCTCGCTTGCTCCATCCTCCCCCAACCCCATGAACCCCTTGCACACCGCCTTATACAAATGGTAATATATTCTATGTGAGGGTTTTCAAAATTAATTGGTAATCAGTGCGTTTTTAGCTAAATTCGATGTCCCGCAGAGAAACAGAAAACTCAATTTGCATCACACTAATCTATCGTCGCGTTATGGCCCCATTAAATAATTACAACCCTCCCGTTTCGCGGGATCTCAATTACAAAACGCTCATCTGCCAACTATCCACTGCACTCAAGGTTCCTGAGGCACTTGTTACCTATGTACTGCTGGAAAAACTGTACAGCGAAAAGCCACTAGAGTGCAAACGGTTCCTGCCGCAGAGTGCACTGCATCATAGTGTTACTTTATCAAAGGGAACATACCAGCTGATCACGCTGTACGATCGGATGTTTTTGCGCTTTGCAGATGGGACAACTATTTCGGCCTGCCATGCGGATATGACATGGGCAGAGTTTTTTCGGGAGAAGTGTATCGGTCGTCCGCAACAAATATTTACCACGCTCCTGGAGGTAATGAGAAAGCGGGGACTTTAGGTTTTCAGCTTAATTGATCGATAATTTCCTGCCAGATGATCCGCGCCACCTGTTCGCGCTCTACAACTCTTAATCTGTCTGGCAAAGGGGCCAGGTCTGTAGCGGCAACTTCCTATACTTCATTATTGGCTTCTGCAATACTGTTGAACTGCTCGCCTGGGGCTAGTACCTGGTAAGTTGTTGTTCCTTCTTCGGCATTTACATCAATGTAAAAGTTGTAAGGCCTGTGATCAATGTACACCGTTATAATTGAAGCATCCATGGTGGAAGATTTTGATCTGCAATTCGTACATAAAATTCCGTACCAGAAATACCACTAACCTTCATATATCCAACAAAATAGCTACTGTGGACACGATATCGGCAATGTGCCGTGAGGCTACTGTCCCGTTGGCAGCCATACCAGTGCAGTGTGGAACAAATCCCTCAGGTGCGGTGTCGTGCGTTGGCAGCCAGCCGCAAAAAAAGGCTGACCGCAACGGCCAGCCTCAATAAAGATTCAGTAAGGATTCCTAAAAGATCTTCAAGCCGGTCGCCGTCAGCAACCAATACACGCCCACAAACACTGCCGCGAACGAAAGCGACAACGCAAAGTAACGCGTCACGGCCCGCCGGGCACGTTTAAACGGAATGGCCACCAGGAACACTGGTAGCGCCACCGCGAAGTTGATCACGACCAGTACGGTTGTGAACAGCAAAGTGAACACGGCAGGTTGTATGACGATGCCGCGTATCAACCCATATAATGCACCCATGAGCGCGCCGACTACCACAAAGCAGGCAGCGTACTGCATGCCCTTCTTGATGTTAAACACAAAGTATAACCAGCCCGAAAGACTTGCCTGTTGCAGCACCGGCACTTTTTCCTGGCGTGGCCGTTCGCCGTTTTTGCGTTGCTTTTTATAACGCGGCCACCAGATGATGAAGCCGGTAACGAACAACACCAGCGGCATTAAGCCTCCGATGATAGCGAGTATTTGTGTGGGTAGTCCCCCGAAAGAACCGTAATGGATGGGCGTTAGCCAGCTGAGGTAAGCATTTCCCACATCGGGGAAGTCGGCCCGGCTGCTTAAAAGAATTTTGCCGCTGTACTGATCGATCATGATCATTTCGCGGTTGCCTTCCACCGGCAAACGTGTGCCCAGCATATCGATGCGCCAGTTCGACACGCTATCGTGCGGCAGCGAGATGCCTGCGGCACGGCTGCCCGGCATATGTTGTTCCGCAATCCGTACGATCTCTGCCGGCGACAAAGGCTGTGCGCCCGCCACGTAAATGCTTTGTACGCTGAGCAGTTTCGCTACGCCCTGCGGGGGCTGGCCGCTCAGGATAAACAGCAGCGGCACCACCAGCATGGAAAAGGTGATGCACACACCGGTAAGGGATAATAAACTCACCACCGGTGCAGAGTAAAAGCCCAGCACGTTATGCCAGTCATAGTTCTGCCGCTTGAAGCTGGCTTTGAAATTAACGGTAAGTACAGATTTTAGCTGTTTCCATTTATCGGGTATCCATAAACGCAGGCCGCTGATCGTGAGTATCAACAGGCAGAGTGTGGCCAGGCCTACGATATATTGCCCTGCTACCGGCACGAGCAGGCTGGTATGCAGGTCGGTTACTACATGAATGAAGCTGGTTTCGTATATACGTTTGCCGGAGAGGTCGCCGGTGTATGGATTGAAAAAGAATTGCTCCTCTGTATCGAAATTATACCCATGGTACGCGTCGTTAGGTTTGTCGCCCAGGTTCTGGATATAATCGAGATGAATGGTCGGGTGTTTTTGTCCGATCACCGTAATGGCTTCACCCAGGGGGATCTTTTGCTGTTGGGCCAATACGTCGAACAGTTCGCGGTTGAGTGCGCGATCTATTTCATCATCAAAAACCAATATGCTGCCTGTAAGACCGGTAAATGCGACAATCGCACCGGCAATGATGCCAAGGTAAAGGTGCCACTTGCCGAACCAGCGTGACTGATGTTTCGCCCAACGGAGGCGTTTTTGTTGCTTCATGGAGTTGACCGTTTCGCGGAGTTGTTCGTAACTAGTTGTCGGGTACACTCCCGCTACGTACGGAAACGATAACGGGAATGTCCCTTGCTTTCACAGCTGACGCAAAAATAGCTGAGCAACACTGCCGCTGAAAGACGGATCGGGAAAATATATTACGGAAAAGGGAAAACGATTATTCAAACAGGGTCTGTTCTTCGGTATAATAAGTCTTTCGGCCACCTTTGGTTTTTTGCAGGATGGGGTAACCGCCGGGACTTTCCGCGTTTTTATGCTGATGGATTTTTAAAAAGTCGCGCACCTCGCCCGCAATGATGCCCGGCTCTTTCTGCCTGATCTGTTCCATCGCCTCCTTCAAAACGCTTTTGATCGCCTTCAGCAACTTATCGATCATTTCTGCCGGAATGGCCTTTGCGACTGAAAACGGGGAAATGCCTGCCTCCCAGAGTATCTCATCCGCATAAGCATTACCGATGCCGCGAACAACGTGCTGGTCGAGCAACAGGTTTTTTACCGCTGCACGCGACCCCTCGAACCGGCTGGACAGGTATTTGGCCGTCAGTTCCGGCGACAGTGCATCGGGTGCTGTAGCCGCTTCCGGATCGAGGGACACGTTGGCGATGCCCTGGTAATCGGTAAGTGAAAGGGTGCTGCCGTCGTGAAAGTGAAGGCCGAACAGGGTGTTCTTTTGTTCCGCGTTGGTATCAACATATATCAGTTTGCCGTGCAGCATCAGGTGCATACCTAACACATGGTCGTTATCAAAAGCAAAGCGCAGCTCTTTGCCTTCCCGGTATACCTTATGCACCTTGCTGCCTTCCAGTGCTTTACGCAGGCTGGCTGCCGTAGTGTTACTTTTTGCGCCGGTTTTGAGTTGAACTTTGCTCACGGTTTTGCCTTTCAGCATCTTTTGCAGATTGGCGCCAAATACTTGCAGGTCGGGTAATTCAGGCATACAATGGTTTAAAGAGTACGCGCACAATTCATGCCACCGGTAACATTCCGTTTACAATTACTTAATGCACAGATGTTGTTTTCCTGCGATAAATTTGACACATCATCCAATAAAAATATTCAAACTCGCGTAAACGCAGGTCTCACTGCATAGTTTGGGCCGGCCTCCTCAAGGGGCCGGCTTTTTATTGAGGGCCGGATTCGTTACCTTGCAACCGGTTTTATGAGCGAAAAAATACTGATTGTCGAGGATAACTTTATAGAGGCCAACAACCTGCAAATGTTGCTGGAGCGGGCCGGTTATACCGTTAGCGGTATAGCCCCCAGCGTGGATAACGCGCTGTCCTTAATAGAGCGGGAGAAACCTGATTTTGTACTGCTCGACATCTTCTTACGCGGCAAAGCCACCGGCATCGACCTGGCCCGGGAGCTACGTACACGTAACATCGCCTTCATTTATCTTTCCGCCAACTCCGACAAAACCACGCTCGAAGCGGCCAAGGCTACCGTTCCTTACGGTTTCCTGGTTAAACCTTTCCGGGAGAAGGATGTACTTATCAGTCTTGAAATTGCCCGTTACCTTCACCTTCACAACCTTGATGCACTCACCCGCCAGCAACCCGCTACGCCGCTGCCAACACCACCTACGCCACACGGCATCGTGGGCGACAGTCCGCAACTGCAGGAAGTGCTGAAGCATTTACGTATTGTTGCACCGGTAGAAACGGCCGTGCTGCTCACCGGCGAAAGTGGTACCGGTAAGGAAGTGATGGCCCGCTATGTACATGAAATGTCGAACCGGCGCCGTAAGCCCATGGTCATGGTGAATTGCGCGGCATTACCGGCTACACTGATCGAATCTATCTTATTCGGATATGAAAGAGGTGCCTTTACCGGCGCGCGCGATAAAAGCATTGGTAAGTTCGAACAGGCCGATGGCGGCACTATCTTCCTGGATGAAATAGCGGAGATCCCGCTGGAGCTGCAATCAAAGCTGCTGCGCGTGTTGCAGGAAAAAGAAGTGGAGCGTATCGGCAGCACCTCCACCAAAAAAATAGACGTACGCATTATTGCCGCCACCAACCGCAATCTCGAAAAAGAAGTAGCCGAAGGACGTTTCCGGATGGATTTGTATTATCGCATCAACGTATTCCCCGTACACCTGCCGCCACTGCGCGAAAGGAGGGGGACGTGCCTTTGCTGGCCGCCCACTTCCTGGAAATGTATGGCGCTAAAACCGGCAAAGGTAAGGTGCAACTGAGCCGGCAGGCATTGGATACGCTGATGGCGCACCACTGGCCGGGCAACATCCGCGAGCTGGAACATACGCTGGAACGTGCAGTGCTGCTGAGTGAAAATAATGTCATTTCCCGCATCCTGTTACCGGCTGCACCTGCCGATAAAGTGCCGGCCGGACTCAAAACCTTTGAAGAGAACGAGCGCGAACACATCATCGCCGTGCTCCGCCAATGTAACGGAAAGATTTACGGTCCGGGTGGCGCCGCTGAAATCCTCGATATGAATGTGTCTACCCTTAACTCCCGCATTAAAAAACTGGGGATCGATAAAGACAGCCTGTAAATTATACGTGAAGTCTGCTCAACGTTTCGCGCGATACGCCGATGTAGGCGGCGATCAGCGACTTCGGCACGCGCTGGAACAGCGAAGGATATTGTTCCAGTAACTGTCGGTACCTCGACTGCGCATCATTACTCAATAACGCCATCACCCGCCGCTGTAAATGCAAAAAGCCGGAAGTGACTTTCAACCGGGAAAAGTGTTCGAACTTGTGTATTTCAGCACAAAGTTTATGACGATCCCGGGCCGATAGGTAGAGCAGCTCTACATCTTCCAGGCATTGCGTAGTGGAGGTAGCCCTGCCGCCCGTCATGAAAGCCTGGTAGTCGGACACCCACCAGTTCTCCATCGAAAATTGCAGGATGTGCTCTTTACCATCATCATCCGTAGCAGATGTTTTTAGTAAACCTTTCAGGACGAAGTATTCATGCGTCACCAGCTCGCCCGGTTGTATAAGGATGGCGTGCTTCTTAAACCGCTTCAACTGAAAGTGACTGGCGATGTACTCGAACTCGGCGTCCGTCAGTTCAATCAGTTCTTCGAGGTGTTTTCTTAAGAGGGTGTGCATAAGACAAAAGTACGTGATCTATGTCACACCAAAACTGTGAGTTATGTCCTTTACCAGGGTGCGCGATGGCCGTAGCTTTGTGTAAAATTAAAACACACGATATGACATTCTTATTCGCACTCCTGGGCCTTCTTGCACCAAATGCAGACGCCCCGGTGAAAGCAAAAAAAGTACTGTTTGTAGTTACCTCTTTCGGAGAAGTAAAAGGCGCCGGTAAAACCGGTCTTTGGCTCGAAGAATTTTCAACGCCATACTACCTGCTAACGGAAAAAGGTGTGGAAATTACCATCGCTTCCCCTAAAGGTGGTCCGTCACCGATCGACCCGAAAAGCACAGGCGAAAGTTTCCTGACGCCGTCCGCTAAAAAGTTCCTGGCCGATCCGGCGGCGCAGCAACGACTGAATACAACGATCCCGCTCAGCGATATTAACCCGGCTGACTACGACGCCATATTTTATCCCGGCGGCCACGGCCCCATGTGGGACCTTACCGATCATGCGAAGTCAATCGCGTTGATCAGCGGCTTTTATGAACAGGGTAAACCCGTAGCATTGGTATGTCACGCGCCGGCGGTGTTAAAAAATGTAAAGTTGAAAAGCGGTGAATACCTGGTAAAAGGCAAAACAGTGGCTGGCTTTACGAACAGCGAGGAAAAGACAGGCGGTTCACTTGCGATGACACCTTTCTCCCTGGAAGATATGTTGAAAGAGCGTGGCGCAAAATATGAACGCGGTGCAGACTGGGGGCCTTTCGCTGTGGAAGATGGCAACCTGGTGACCGGTCAGAACCCGGCTTCGGCGGAAGTGGTAGCTGGTAAATTACTGGCAGCGCTGGGCGTGAAGTAACTTAGCTTGTTTATGAGATGCGAGCGGCTGTCCGTACGGGCGGCCGCTTTTTTGTTTATCACTTCCTTAACAATATGTTTTATACTTTAACTGCCATAAACCCATCATCGTGTAGCCCGGACCTGTGAATGTAGTTAACCAATATCAACGTGCAGTTAATGAAAATATCCACTTGCCTGTTAATAATCATTATTTGTTGTATTCAACCCGCTAGGGCGCAACAGGCGCCTGTCGAAATTCGTATCGATCCCGATCAGCCGATGGGATCGGCCGTCAGTAAGCTATTTCGATCCGTACAATACATCCCGCTGGAAACGAATAAGGATAACCTGTTCGGGCAGGTAGATAAGTTGTATGTGCTGGATTCGGTTTTTATCGTGGTCGATTATGCCACAAACGCGGTGTACGTTTTTCAGAAAGATGGGCGCTTTCGTACGAAGGTGCTGCTTCCTCCTAAAACAGATGCTTTCTGGGGCGTGCGTTACCTGAATGTAGACTACGGCAGGCAGGCCTTCTCTTTTAAAAGTCCATCCGATGAAATTAAAACCTACGACATTAACGGCCGGCTCTTAGCAACGGAAAAAGATGTAAATGCTGTAGCACACTTTCAAACGCTGGATGGTGTGCGCGTGTACCTTGAGTGCAACTATAATTACAAGCGGCCTAAAACCGATACGCTCGATCATGAATTGAAGTGGCGCTCAGATGAAACGTTACTGAAGGCAGCCTGGCCTTACCAGCCATTTAATAAGGTGATCAATAATGATGACAGGCTGGGTAATTTTGAAGGTGTGTTTTTTTCCTCCGGAGATGCGGTACACCTGCTGCGGCCATATGATCCGCTGGTGTATAAAATTTCTTCCGACACGGTCATGGCAGCCTTCCGTTTCGTGTTCCCACTGGCGTTAACATTGCCGGCCGACTTTATGACCAGCCCTGCCTACTTCGGAAAACGAATCAATTACGTCCGGTTTACGGCGCCCAAAGCCATCTATGGAACGGCTTGTTTTTACCAGGTGAAGAATTGGGTATTCTTTAAACTATTGTCCGGTGGCGGATTAGAGCATAGCTCGTTCCTATATAACCTTGCCAATGGCGGTTTTTACAGTGTAAGCCACCTCGCGCCGGATGCGTCTAATTATTGGCTGCCTATCGGCATGGTTAACGCGTTCGCTACGGGCAATTTTATTACGCATTCCTTCCTGGCGGCAGATCATCAGGCCGTATATGCTGCCATTTCTTCCAGGGAGATGTTTACGGGCAGGGAGGCGGCCAAACAAAAGAACGCTACCTACAATGCTGTGCTGGACGAATATTTCGCGCACAGCGATAAAAAAAGTAATCCTGTAATTATTCAAATGATACCTCGTTAGACGCATGCGTGGCTTTCTTTTCCTGGTGATTTTTTACGGCTGCTGGTCGCAGGCATGGGCTATGCCGGCGGATACGAGTCATACGGGCGTCGTAAAGGGACAGCTGCGCGATACGGCTAATGATATTGATTTATTGTCGGCCACCGTAGCGATCTATCATGCGCAGGATTCCACGCTCATCGGTTATCAGCTGGCAGATGGTTTTGGTGAGTTTCTCTTTCCTAAAGTGCCGGCTGGCGTACGTTTGAAGCTTGTTGCCAGCTACATGGGGTATGAGTCGTCGTCGGTTTTATTCATGGTGGACGGCGAGGTTAATTTGGGAGTGATCGCGTTACAAATACAAAGCCGCCAGTTGCAGGGCGTGTCTGTGATCACGCCGCCACCGGTGCGGGTTAATGGTGATACGCTGGAGTTTTTTGCAGATGCCTTTAGTGTGTATAAAAATGCAGTGGTGGAAGATTTGCTCGTCCGCCTGCCCGGCGTCACCGTTTGGGGCGACGGACAAATTACCGTGAACGGCCGTAAGGTAAGCCAGGTGCTGGTAAATGGAAAGCCCTTCTTCGGCGGTAATACGAATATCGCCATCAAAAATATCCCTAAAGATGCGGTGGAGAGAGTACAGGTGTATACAGATGCGGCAACATCGGGCCGGCAGGAAGATTCTACGACGAATGTGAACATCCAGTTGAAAGCTGATAAGAGCACGGGCACTTTCGGCAAAGTGTCGGCGGGTTATGGTACTGATAACCGGTACGACGCCGATGCCAGCCTGAATATGTTCAATCGCCGCTCCGAGCTGTTGCTGGTGGCGGGCGCCAACAACGTAAACAAAGTGGCGGATCACATTGATGATTTGCAGGAGAATAGTGTGTACAGCAGTAATGGGGTATCCATGAACTACCAGCCGAATTTCAGTATGCCCGGCGCTAATCGCCCGATCGCCGGTGGTGCGCTGTTCACGCATGACTTTATTTCGAATCCAGGCAAAAACAATGTGGACCGCATAAAGGGGACTTACTTCATCCGTGATAACGAACAAATAAACCTGCGCGATGTGCAGACCGTGTTGCTTTCCGGCAGCGACAGTCTGCAACAGGAACGGCGCCGGTCGGAACTGTTTACTTCCGGCACGGTGCAGGATGCGCATGTTCGATATGATAAGAAAAAGAATTTCTACCAATACTATCTCTCTGCCGGACTGCATACAGATAAAAACAGCAGCAGCGAATGGGAGCAGTTGCGACGTACGTTCAATGACAAGTTGTTAAGTACCGGCTCGCAGCACGAACGCATTCATAACGATGATCGAAGGTGGCAGCTGGAGGCTGGTTTTACAAGCAATAAACCATCACTTCGCCCGGCTGAAGTGGAGGTGCGGTACACCCTGTCGTTCGACGATCGCCACGCCATCCGTAATGTGGCGAATACTTTTTCTTTATCATCTGATACCGGGTATATCCGGGATTTGCATCGCCATTATACGACCAGGAGGAGAGAGGCGACGCACCAGTTAAATGCCAGCTTCGGTGACCTGGTGAAATGGTGGCCGGCGGAGAAGCGCCCGGTATCGGGCCTTTCGGCGAAAATCACGAATGCTTTGCAGCTGGTAAGGCGCGATGAGTCGCAGTTGACGAGGGATGAAAGTTTTATCACGGGAGAGCGGGTGGTTAATCCGCGTTTGACGAACGACATGCAGGCGGTGGTGGTGGACGAGCGGCCGGCATTATCCGTCGAAAAAACAATTTCCCGCCACCTGCCGGACAGGTATGCGAAGGATTGGGGGATCAGTTTACAATTACAGGGGCAATATTATTTTCAGCAGACTAAATCATCCCTGGCATATCAAAACATCAGTAGGAGTTATGTAAAAC
This genomic interval from Chitinophaga horti contains the following:
- a CDS encoding sigma-54-dependent transcriptional regulator, with amino-acid sequence MSEKILIVEDNFIEANNLQMLLERAGYTVSGIAPSVDNALSLIEREKPDFVLLDIFLRGKATGIDLARELRTRNIAFIYLSANSDKTTLEAAKATVPYGFLVKPFREKDVLISLEIARYLHLHNLDALTRQQPATPLPTPPTPHGIVGDSPQLQEVLKHLRIVAPVETAVLLTGESGTGKEVMARYVHEMSNRRRKPMVMVNCAALPATLIESILFGYERGAFTGARDKSIGKFEQADGGTIFLDEIAEIPLELQSKLLRVLQEKEVERIGSTSTKKIDVRIIAATNRNLEKEVAEGRFRMDLYYRINVFPVHLPPLRERRGTCLCWPPTSWKCMALKPAKVRCN
- a CDS encoding type 1 glutamine amidotransferase domain-containing protein; translated protein: MTFLFALLGLLAPNADAPVKAKKVLFVVTSFGEVKGAGKTGLWLEEFSTPYYLLTEKGVEITIASPKGGPSPIDPKSTGESFLTPSAKKFLADPAAQQRLNTTIPLSDINPADYDAIFYPGGHGPMWDLTDHAKSIALISGFYEQGKPVALVCHAPAVLKNVKLKSGEYLVKGKTVAGFTNSEEKTGGSLAMTPFSLEDMLKERGAKYERGADWGPFAVEDGNLVTGQNPASAEVVAGKLLAALGVK
- a CDS encoding 6-bladed beta-propeller → MKISTCLLIIIICCIQPARAQQAPVEIRIDPDQPMGSAVSKLFRSVQYIPLETNKDNLFGQVDKLYVLDSVFIVVDYATNAVYVFQKDGRFRTKVLLPPKTDAFWGVRYLNVDYGRQAFSFKSPSDEIKTYDINGRLLATEKDVNAVAHFQTLDGVRVYLECNYNYKRPKTDTLDHELKWRSDETLLKAAWPYQPFNKVINNDDRLGNFEGVFFSSGDAVHLLRPYDPLVYKISSDTVMAAFRFVFPLALTLPADFMTSPAYFGKRINYVRFTAPKAIYGTACFYQVKNWVFFKLLSGGGLEHSSFLYNLANGGFYSVSHLAPDASNYWLPIGMVNAFATGNFITHSFLAADHQAVYAAISSREMFTGREAAKQKNATYNAVLDEYFAHSDKKSNPVIIQMIPR
- a CDS encoding Crp/Fnr family transcriptional regulator, with the translated sequence MHTLLRKHLEELIELTDAEFEYIASHFQLKRFKKHAILIQPGELVTHEYFVLKGLLKTSATDDDGKEHILQFSMENWWVSDYQAFMTGGRATSTTQCLEDVELLYLSARDRHKLCAEIHKFEHFSRLKVTSGFLHLQRRVMALLSNDAQSRYRQLLEQYPSLFQRVPKSLIAAYIGVSRETLSRLHV
- a CDS encoding helix-turn-helix domain-containing protein, whose translation is MYGAKTGKGKVQLSRQALDTLMAHHWPGNIRELEHTLERAVLLSENNVISRILLPAAPADKVPAGLKTFEENEREHIIAVLRQCNGKIYGPGGAAEILDMNVSTLNSRIKKLGIDKDSL